The nucleotide sequence ATACCTCCGACGCCGTTGAGGagataaatcaaaaatattaAGTTCGTATACACCCACATTCCGTTCATTACTTTCTTTTGAGTTTTTCAGAAATCTGTTATGGAGCGACCTGGTTTTGTCATAAGTTTTGcatttaaaaaaataagaGTTCCATTTAAAGTATGTACAAAGTACATACACTTACAAATGCATTAATCCTGCTCATATGACAATCCGTTCTCTTTCCTAATGTCATCCATGATGCCCATCACAAGTAGACTCTCAGAATGAGGCATTATCTCGTTTTCCAACTTACCATCGTGAATGTCATCCGCCACTGCATTTGCCTCATAGATAAAGCCATTGTACCCCGAGTTGTCCTTGTATTCATATATTTCTTTACCTtccttgttgaaaatcttAAAGTGCTTGGCCCTGGCTGGATTATCGCTATACATCTCGACCCACCCTTTTGAGCCCTCAAGTCTAACGCACGCCTTTGGCCCGTCAACTAACTCAGACGAAGTAAGAAGTGCGTGTTTACCGTTTTCGTACTTGATAATAATGGAGCCAAGGTGGTCCACCAAATCGTTATCATCTATAGTAAGGAAACTTTTATGTTCAAACTTTGCAGCCTTGTCACCAACTTGATCATCCAAAAGTATTCTGGAATAAGTAATGGGATAAATACCGATATCCAAAAGGGATCCCGCCGCTAAAGATCTATCCCTTACCCTTGACGTCAATGGCCAGCTTTTGACGTCACAATTGTAGCTGAAATCCGCGAACAATCTGTGTACATCACCGATTACCTTCTCTTGGTACACCTTTTTCTTGAGTTCTTTGATTGCAGGGAAGAATCTTGTCCAGACAGCTTCCATAAAGAACTTATTGTGCTTTTTTGCAACCTCAAGTATTTTCTCCgcttcttttttgttcaCTGTGACGGGCTTCTCACACAAGACGTGCTTGtcattttccaaacaaGAAATAGCTTGTCCACAATGAAAGCTATGTGGAGTTCCAATGTAAACCACGTCAATTTCCAGATTTTCATAAAGCTCTTTGTAAGATTGAGTAACTGGGGTCACGTCATAGTTTCTTTCTGGGGTGATGTTATTGCTCTTGATGAACTCCTCACCTTTGGATGCATTGGAACAACCGACACTTCTAATAATATGACGATATTCAGTCTTTCGATCATTGTTGAGTAATAaatcaaagacaaattGCGAGGAGATATTTCCAGCTCCTAATATAGCCCAATTGAGAGTGATTGTCATTTTTATTGTGAGTTGGTGTTGTAAAAGACTTGGGTGGTAGAAACTATTTTTTCTTCACGTTGAACTCCGTTAGTTAAAGAGACCGAAATCAAAGATCCAGACTACAAACAATTACACATATTGTAAATTGTAATTCATTGTATTCTTGTATTTACACTAaaacttcaaaaataaGGGCTCTTTAATGGAAGTTTGGCATCCCTGTCGTAAACTATCAGGAAGTTTCCTTGTTTGTTCAACCACCTTTTCTTTATCACTTTGACTGTAGACATAAGGAAACGTTCTTGCACCTCCATTTGCGTCTTTGCCAACGTTTATATCGTCATTGCTAGCACTTGTGATGCCTTCGCCGTTGTTCAAATGGGATTGAAGTAGCTGGGATTGCGACTGTGATTGGATTCCAGACATGTTACCCTTGTTTAAAAATGAAGTGacatcaatcaagttttcTGATAAATCATTCACTATATTGCTGAGCTCTTGTTGTctctgttgttgttttattaACTCCTCCTCTTGCAACTGGTCGAAGCCTCCTTGTTGGCTTCTCCTTAGTAGTGACGTTGTTTCATCGTACTCATCATCTGAATTACGGCCACCCAAGCATGAAATGCATAACCccattgaagatgaaaaggCTCTTGTTACAGCTGTATGATTGTGGAGTTTGGTAGAATGCCCACTATGTCGTGCGCTTTTCTTATCGCCGTTACGATGCCGTAAGAACAATCGTCGTGTAAACTAtgacaatttctttaaattcTCCCCCCTAATTTGTCCTTGATTAGATAAAACGCCACAACTCACCTTCTTTTACAACCACGACTCACCAAACCATGTCGAAAGCATTATGCTGTTATGCATTTGAAACATTGTTCACTGAGCTCAATTTTGAGCTGACCAAAGTGCCTCTAAAAGCGTATTTCAAAGCTTTACAGGAAGATGCTAGCAAACTTCCACAGTCTGCTCCACTTTTCGTCACCTGGAATAAAAACTCACAGTTGCGAGGCTGCATAGGTACTTTCCAAGAGTTTCCTGTCGAATCTGGAGTAAGGAAATTTACTATCAGTTCAGCATTTCAGGACCCGCGGTTTTCGCCGATTTCGACCAAGGAAGTTGCTAGTTTAGAAGTGGACGTGACGTTATTAGACAAATTCCAGCCAATTAGTGATTACAATGACTGGACAATTGGTGCACACGGGTTGAAAATATCACTTGATTTAGATAACGAACTCTATCTGGGTACCTTTTTACCTTCTGTTGCAGAGGAACAAGATTGGGACAAACTTACGACTTTATATTACTTGCTAAAGAAAGCAGATTACCCGGTTAGTAAAAACCTGACTGAAGAGTTCTATTCAACTGGTTTGAAGGAAGgatggttgaaattgaccaAATACGAGGGATTAAAGGCACATCTAACCTACGAtagttttatcaaaataagGGAGTCCATCTTGGAATAAACATGTTTGTATGAAGATTTATGGAGCATCATGCTGGGAATTTTGCCCTACTTGGTCAATTTGAGCTTTGATGTAATTTGAATGGAGGCGAGTAGTACAGTTCAAAGGTGCCCCCTATGATGAAACGAACCTAAGGTTGCTCGATTATATAAGGCTTCACTTCTGAACTCTACTTGCACAAAGGGCATGGGGCATGTAACATAAGGAACTGAGGTAAAAACAACCCATTCATGTATTGACTATGGGACTTACtttgttggaattgaaagaCTGTAATTGTGTAGGTGATAGTAGATGCGTCTTCAGAAATTTCTACGTGATTGTAGTCGGATTGGATTTGAAACTTTATTCGTCTTTCAGTATTTGGCGATGTACAGGAAGGGATACACCAGTTAACATGCATCTTTTAAACAACACAATATACGCTAACAATATCACTATGCAAATGTTGAGGTATTCCCCATCAAACAAGCAACCAACGGTCTGAGAATATCCATATTCAATCCCCTTCTCTGTGATGTTAATTTTCTGTTGCGTTATTTTGCAGCTATTTATACCTATTTCCGAAGTTTAACTTTTTCCTGCAACTCGGAAAAGCATTTTGCCCCCCCACAACTCAAGATTCAAACATCGAAACCTAACATGGTATAAAAGTATAACTTCGAAAAATGATTCTACGTTACCTCAAATCAACGTAATCCAACACTGGTACCTTACTGTTCTTTTCCAATGTTTAAAAAATCAGCTAAGGATATTGTGGTTCTATCTGCATTGAGAACACCAGTCACCAAATCGGTCAAGGGTGGATTAACTCAGCTTTATCCTGAGGAGTTGTTATATCAAGTTTTGCGAGGctcaatttccaaatcaaatgtggatcccaatttgattgatgatataCTCGTTGGAACAGTTTTGCAGACTTTAGGAGGTCAAAAAGCTTCGTCGTTAGCAGTGAAAAAAGCTGGATTCCCAATAGAAACTACAGTAAACACAATTAACCGTCAATGTGCATCTTCAGCCCAAGCTATTACCTACAGCGCTGGCTCAATCCTCAGTGGTGAGAACAAGTTTGCTATTGCAGCTGGCGTTGAATCCATGACACACGATTATTTCCCTCATCGTGGTATTCCGCAACGAATTTACCAACCTTTTTTGGAAGGTGCCAGTGCAGAGACAAAGAACGTGTTAACACCAATGGGTATTACCAGTGAGCTGGTTGCGGAAAAGTTTGGGATCAGTAGACAAGTACAAGATGAATTCGCTGTGCAGTCGCATCTAAAAGCTTCAAGGGCAACAGATTCGGGTCATTTTGCAGACGAGATAGTGTCAGTCGAGTCGCGCAATGAAGCTGGAGAAGCAATGCTTGTAGCGAAAGATGACGGAATTAGACCCGGATCAACGTATGAAAAATTACTGGCTTTGAAACCTGTatttaaagaaaatggAGTTACAACGGCGGGCAATTCTTCCCAAATCTCAGACGGTGCTTCAGTTGTTATTTTGACAACACGCGAAAATGCAGAAAAATACGGATACAGACCCATAGGTCGATTTATAGGGTCAAGTGTCGCTGGTGTGCCTGCTGGGTTGATGGGAATTGGGCCATCAGAAGCCATACCAcaattgttggaaagaTTTGGCTTATCGCATAAGGACATCGACATCTTCGAGTTGAATGAAGCTTTTGCTTCGCAACTGATCtattgtattgaaaaattgggttTAGACTATGAGAAAGTCAATCCATACGGTGGCGCAATAGCCATCGGTCATCCGTTAGGTGCTACTGGAGGTAGAGTAGTATCCACTTTGTTAAATGGGTTAAGAgcacaaaagaaagagttGGGAGTTGTATCTATGTGCACCTCAACAGGCCAAGGTTATGCAGGATTATTCATTAACGAAAATTAAATAACGTTTAATTAAATTAGCtatcaaataaatcaatcttATCTCTATCAAATTACTCTAAATATGAAACAAACGCACCAACCAGTAAATTAAAGTACCACTCAATACAGGAATTGTAAAATTGTCATCTAATCCCCAAAGGTCGATGAGTTCTGAAACACTAGCAATCAAACCAACAAGGATTGAATAAACGTGAAAATTCAACTTACTCAGCTTTGGTGTCCAATAGATATCACCTGGATTGTTAACATCATAACATGGAATGAAATATCCATAAAGTAAGTATGCTGCAAACATGCCGACTGCAAAGCTACCCAAAGATCCAGCTACAGACTTTCTATTTCCGATTTTAGGTGTGTACTTTCCGTACTTGCGACCAACTGTGGAAGCTGCGGTATCGGCCCAACTCAATAATAAGATACTCAAAACACTAATGTCTTTTGGGTATAAATACAACACAATCAATACACCTGCCAAGTAGAATAACGTCCCATTGTACGAATTCCTTTCACTTTCGCGAATGATGAACCACATTTGTGAAGTAAtaaacttgttgatttcGGGATTGTGAAGCCTTACCAAGTCATTGATTAGTACACCTGAAAAGCATGTAAATAATGGAACAAACAACTGTGGGACCGTGGTCCCCTTTGTATACAACCATAAAGTCAAAACACCGATAGATGAGTGAAACACTTTCCTAGGAATCTCATGCTTTACCAAAAACTGCTTAAACTTGCCTTGGACCGGAGACGAAGAAATTTTATCAACCTTACTTTGATTGTTTACATTTATCTTTTCCATTACACCTGAGTCAGTCACGTCTAGATCGGTGTCGGaactttttcttgataaaACTTGAATTccatcctcttcttcatcatcgttgTCATCGTCTTCTTCTGACGAAACATCCTCATTTGTGGTGTTGTAAATATATGTTCTGTCCTCTTCTTCGATGTATGAATTCTTggcttcatcaaaatctaGCATACTAAATGAAGTTACATTTTGAGGCTTAGGTTTTGGTGATGAGGTTTTCAATGTACCAGCAGCAGCTGACATTTTAGGtaaaaacttttgatttatatATGGGGCTATTGTTTATGAGGACGTATAGAATAGTTCCTGATGAGCTCTTGAGGCgcaaaatcaaagtcaGCCAGAGCGTGATGGTTGTTTATATTTTCGAATGATCTGACTCTGTGTGGAAAGAGTTGTGATTTCTGCGCatataaagaaaaaattagTCCGATGCAATAGAACAACGGAATCAATAATCTAACGGAGAAGCCgaacaaacaaaatgagATGAGAATCCCAGATATAAAATATGGACTATACACCTCGAACAAACTCAATAGGAGGTGGTTCTTATAATCACTTTCAATGATGTTTTCAACCACCTGTTaatgcaaaatcaacaatagtATATAACGaataaaattcaaagatCCGTGTACAGCACTTGCTGAGTTAAGTTTGGACTCAAAGTCAAAAACatcaaagttgaaactCTTTGTGGTATGCATTCTCGCTCTGCGATCTCTTGATGAGGAAACTCCCTTTCCGGCTGAAAGACCCAGTTGCGATACATCAGCAGCGGTGTCCACCTTCTTGGGTGGTGaatgaatcaaatcttGATCATAAAGTGGACTTCTTAACCTTTGGTCGCTCCTTGGGTACTCTACATCGAACAACTGCTCAGATTCATTATCACTGGATACGTCACCTAAGGAGTACTTTCCATCGTAATATTCCAGAGTCAGTTTGGGGAAATACTCTTCATACTGCGTGATTGATGGGACACTAGGTACATTTGTAACTTCTGTAAACTGAATAGCATTTGCATCGAAATAGCcaatttggtgatatttATCGAAAAGAATTGTATACTCTCCTTCTCTTAGCACTCCCAACATTTCAACAGAGTCTGTTTCAATAACACTTGTGGCAGTTGAAGTCGGGTGTTCTGCCCACACAATTTTTGGTTTGTGATAAGGCAAATCCAGTTGTATTTTCAGTCTTGTATGATGCTGAAATTGCGG is from Candida orthopsilosis Co 90-125, chromosome 1 draft sequence and encodes:
- a CDS encoding Dgk1 protein (S. cerevisiae homolog DGK1 has diacylglycerol kinase activity, has role in phosphatidic acid process and localizes to integral to endoplasmic reticulum membrane), which codes for MSAAAGTLKTSSPKPKPQNVTSFSMLDFDEAKNSYIEEEDRTYIYNTTNEDVSSEEDDDNDDEEEDGIQVLSRKSSDTDLDVTDSGVMEKINVNNQSKVDKISSSPVQGKFKQFLVKHEIPRKVFHSSIGVLTLWLYTKGTTVPQLFVPLFTCFSGVLINDLVRLHNPEINKFITSQMWFIIRESERNSYNGTLFYLAGVLIVLYLYPKDISVLSILLLSWADTAASTVGRKYGKYTPKIGNRKSVAGSLGSFAVGMFAAYLLYGYFIPCYDVNNPGDIYWTPKSSKLNFHVYSILVGLIASVSELIDLWGLDDNFTIPVLSGTLIYWLVRLFHI
- a CDS encoding Pot1-2 peroxisomal 3-ketoacyl CoA thiolase yields the protein MFKKSAKDIVVLSALRTPVTKSVKGGLTQLYPEELLYQVLRGSISKSNVDPNLIDDILVGTVLQTLGGQKASSLAVKKAGFPIETTVNTINRQCASSAQAITYSAGSILSGENKFAIAAGVESMTHDYFPHRGIPQRIYQPFLEGASAETKNVLTPMGITSESVAEKFGISRQVQDEFAVQSHLKASRATDSGHFADEIVSVESRNEAGEAMLVAKDDGIRPGSTYEKLSALKPVFKENGVTTAGNSSQISDGASVVILTTRENAEKYGYRPIGRFIGSSVAGVPAGLMGIGPSEAIPQLLERFGLSHKDIDIFELNEAFASQSIYCIEKLGLDYEKVNPYGGAIAIGHPLGATGGRVVSTLLNGLRAQKKELGVVSMCTSTGQGYAGLFINEN